Proteins encoded by one window of Erwinia pyrifoliae DSM 12163:
- the aroB gene encoding 3-dehydroquinate synthase, with protein sequence MERITVTLGERSYPITIAAGLFSDPASFWPLKAGEQVMLVTNQTLAPLYLETLRTRLEDAGVVVDQVILPDGEQYKTLSVMDQVFSALLAKPHGRDTTLVALGGGVIGDLTGFAAASYQRGVRFIQVPTTLLSQVDSSVGGKTAVNHPLGKNMIGAFYQPAAVVVDLNCLNTLSGRELSSGLAEVIKYGIILDGEFFNWLEQNLDALLALDGAALAWCIRRCCELKAEVVAADEHEHGMRALLNLGHTYGHAIEAHMGYGNWLHGEAVAVGMVMAARTAERLGQFSQQDTDRIIALLRRAGLPVEGPESMAAEDYLPHMMRDKKVLAGELRLVLPLAIGRAEVRKGVAHDMVLASIRDCQKP encoded by the coding sequence ATGGAGAGGATTACCGTAACTCTTGGGGAACGCAGTTACCCTATTACCATCGCCGCCGGGTTGTTCTCAGATCCGGCTTCTTTTTGGCCGCTTAAAGCGGGCGAACAGGTCATGCTGGTAACCAACCAGACGCTGGCTCCCCTCTATCTCGAAACGCTGCGTACCCGCCTGGAAGACGCGGGCGTGGTCGTCGACCAGGTGATCCTGCCGGACGGTGAGCAGTACAAGACTCTGTCGGTCATGGACCAGGTATTTAGCGCCCTGCTGGCGAAGCCTCACGGTCGTGATACCACGCTTGTGGCATTGGGGGGGGGTGTTATTGGTGATTTAACCGGTTTTGCCGCCGCCAGCTATCAGCGCGGCGTACGGTTTATTCAGGTGCCGACTACGCTGTTGTCGCAGGTGGACTCGTCCGTTGGCGGTAAAACGGCGGTGAATCATCCGCTGGGCAAGAATATGATTGGGGCGTTTTATCAGCCTGCTGCGGTGGTCGTCGATCTCAATTGCCTCAATACCCTGTCCGGGCGCGAGCTTTCATCCGGGCTGGCTGAAGTGATTAAGTACGGCATTATTCTCGACGGCGAGTTTTTCAACTGGCTGGAACAGAACCTCGATGCATTACTGGCGCTGGATGGCGCGGCGCTGGCCTGGTGCATTCGCCGTTGCTGTGAATTAAAAGCCGAAGTGGTCGCGGCCGACGAGCACGAACATGGCATGCGCGCCTTGCTGAACCTTGGTCATACCTACGGCCATGCTATCGAAGCGCATATGGGCTACGGTAACTGGTTACACGGTGAAGCGGTTGCCGTGGGTATGGTGATGGCAGCCCGTACCGCCGAGCGCCTTGGACAGTTCAGCCAACAAGATACCGATCGTATTATCGCGCTGTTGCGGCGTGCCGGTTTACCGGTAGAGGGGCCGGAAAGTATGGCAGCGGAAGATTACCTGCCACATATGATGCGCGATAAAAAAGTGCTGGCTGGCGAACTGCGGCTGGTGCTTCCGCTGGCAATCGGCAGAGCCGAAGTGCGCAAAGGTGTCGCGCATGATATGGTTCTGGCATCGATTCGGGATTGCCAAAAGCCGTAA
- the aroK gene encoding shikimate kinase AroK, with protein MAEKRNIFLVGPMGAGKSTIGRQLAQQLNMEFFDSDQEIERRTGADVGWVFDVEGEEGFRDREEKIINELTEKQGIVLATGGGSVKSRETRNRLSARGVVVYLETTIEKQLARTQRDKKRPLLQVESPPREVLEALADERNPFYEEIADVTIRTDDQSAKVVANQIINMLEKS; from the coding sequence ATGGCAGAGAAACGCAATATCTTTCTGGTTGGGCCTATGGGTGCCGGCAAAAGCACTATTGGGCGTCAGTTAGCTCAACAACTCAATATGGAATTTTTCGATTCCGATCAAGAAATCGAGCGACGTACCGGGGCGGATGTGGGCTGGGTTTTTGACGTCGAAGGCGAAGAAGGCTTCCGCGATCGCGAAGAAAAAATCATCAATGAACTGACTGAAAAACAGGGCATTGTGTTGGCGACAGGTGGTGGTTCCGTCAAGTCGCGTGAAACGCGCAATCGTCTCTCCGCCCGTGGCGTAGTTGTCTATCTTGAAACGACTATCGAAAAGCAACTGGCGCGTACGCAGCGCGACAAAAAACGTCCACTATTGCAGGTGGAATCCCCACCGCGAGAAGTGTTGGAAGCATTAGCCGATGAACGCAATCCTTTCTATGAAGAGATTGCTGATGTGACTATCCGCACGGACGATCAAAGTGCGAAGGTCGTGGCTAATCAGATTATCAATATGTTGGAAAAGAGCTGA
- the hofQ gene encoding DNA uptake porin HofQ — translation MLRILGLWMALISPLAAVQPPLTLAFDDAPVAQVLQALADYQQLNLMVAPGVEGHLSLRLKDVPWRQALQLVIKTGKLTMEQQGNVLMVFPEGWQQEQQRKAAIRREEQEQMLPLFDRILTLVHADAASVNTSLQRERARLMSARGSITLDSRTNSLLLRDTEKALAQTEHWVHQLDVPLEQIELAAQIVTISEESLRELGVTWGMSGEAQVADALRTSQLRVDLATGRPAGVVGFTLAKLDGRLLDLELSALESEHQADIIASPRLFTSHQQTASIKQGTEIPYEVSTGNSGSTTMEFKEAMLAMEVTPVVQANGRILLKLHISQNVPGRNMRSGENEVLTIDKQEIDTQVMLKDGQTLALGGIFQQQSATGSRKVPWLGDIPLLGTLFRHDVRQQKRRELVIFITPRLIRGD, via the coding sequence ATGCTCAGAATTCTTGGTCTGTGGATGGCATTAATTAGCCCATTGGCCGCCGTGCAGCCGCCGCTAACCCTTGCTTTTGACGACGCGCCAGTGGCCCAGGTGTTGCAGGCGCTGGCAGACTATCAGCAGCTTAATTTGATGGTGGCACCCGGTGTAGAAGGTCATCTCTCGCTGCGGCTAAAAGATGTTCCCTGGCGGCAGGCTCTGCAGCTGGTGATTAAGACCGGCAAGCTAACTATGGAGCAGCAGGGTAATGTGCTGATGGTATTTCCGGAAGGCTGGCAGCAGGAGCAGCAGCGGAAAGCAGCGATTCGGCGTGAAGAACAGGAGCAAATGTTGCCGCTCTTCGACCGAATACTGACCCTGGTCCATGCGGACGCGGCTTCGGTCAATACCAGCTTGCAGCGCGAGCGAGCAAGATTAATGTCGGCGCGTGGCAGTATTACCCTCGACAGCCGTACCAACAGCCTTTTGCTGCGCGATACCGAGAAAGCCCTGGCGCAGACCGAGCACTGGGTGCACCAGCTGGACGTGCCGCTGGAGCAGATTGAGCTGGCGGCACAGATTGTCACCATCAGTGAAGAAAGCCTGCGGGAGCTTGGAGTGACCTGGGGTATGAGTGGCGAAGCGCAGGTGGCCGATGCGCTGCGTACCAGTCAGCTGCGCGTGGATCTCGCTACCGGGCGCCCGGCGGGCGTGGTCGGATTTACCCTGGCAAAACTGGACGGCCGCCTGCTGGATCTTGAACTGAGCGCTCTCGAAAGTGAACATCAGGCCGATATTATCGCCAGCCCGCGTCTTTTTACCTCACATCAGCAGACGGCCAGTATTAAGCAGGGTACTGAAATTCCTTACGAAGTATCAACCGGTAACAGCGGTTCCACCACCATGGAGTTTAAAGAGGCAATGCTGGCAATGGAAGTGACTCCGGTCGTGCAGGCTAACGGACGGATTTTACTGAAGCTGCATATTTCTCAAAATGTACCGGGACGTAATATGCGTAGTGGAGAAAATGAGGTACTGACTATTGATAAGCAGGAAATTGATACACAGGTGATGCTGAAGGACGGTCAGACGCTGGCGCTGGGGGGGATATTTCAACAGCAGAGCGCAACAGGAAGTCGCAAGGTTCCCTGGCTGGGGGATATCCCGCTGCTGGGTACGCTGTTTCGCCACGACGTTCGCCAGCAAAAAAGACGTGAACTGGTGATCTTCATCACCCCCCGACTGATTCGTGGTGATTGA
- a CDS encoding HofP DNA utilization family protein, with the protein MNAKLACALLLLLMFNSRARDPFFPPQSHLCQPLTPADSGWRLLGVIGRSDYYHAWLAASGGKTLRRKTGDLLPGTPWRVTRIDAHGTTLTPIQDCQPAQRLVLKGRHNAQNSWSVDGIN; encoded by the coding sequence ATGAACGCTAAACTTGCCTGCGCATTATTGTTGCTGCTGATGTTCAACAGTCGAGCGCGTGACCCGTTTTTCCCACCGCAGAGCCACCTTTGCCAGCCCTTAACCCCCGCTGATAGCGGCTGGCGCCTGCTGGGCGTGATTGGACGATCGGACTATTATCACGCCTGGCTCGCCGCCTCCGGGGGAAAAACGCTGCGGCGTAAAACCGGCGATCTGCTGCCCGGTACGCCGTGGCGGGTAACCCGCATTGATGCACATGGCACCACCCTCACCCCTATTCAGGATTGCCAGCCAGCGCAAAGGTTGGTGTTAAAAGGACGACATAATGCTCAGAATTCTTGGTCTGTGGATGGCATTAATTAG
- a CDS encoding PilN domain-containing protein — translation MVWVNLLPWRRAQLQKRWRVWRLVVVGMLLVLTAGFCHGQWQRALNQRCAITLTLWSVALKGAVDLGAQMQDARQHTTRLQRQLEKRRSHQQQMVMWLNFARTLGQYFPKDAWLDTLRKSRLNLELRGAGRSISALHQLREGLSASPLFSDVTLGQIERVKLGEMKFIMQARLAVPGVTTDE, via the coding sequence ATGGTGTGGGTAAATTTGTTGCCCTGGCGGCGGGCACAGCTGCAAAAACGCTGGCGCGTCTGGCGGCTGGTGGTGGTGGGCATGCTGCTAGTGCTGACTGCCGGTTTTTGCCACGGGCAGTGGCAGCGCGCGCTTAACCAGCGGTGCGCCATAACGTTGACGCTGTGGAGCGTGGCGCTGAAGGGCGCTGTTGACCTGGGCGCTCAGATGCAGGACGCCCGGCAGCACACCACCCGCTTGCAGCGCCAGCTGGAAAAACGGCGGTCTCATCAACAACAGATGGTCATGTGGCTTAATTTTGCCCGTACGCTGGGGCAATATTTCCCTAAAGATGCCTGGCTGGACACATTGCGAAAATCCCGCCTGAATCTGGAGTTGCGGGGGGCAGGTCGCAGTATCAGTGCGCTACACCAGCTGCGTGAGGGGCTAAGCGCCAGCCCGCTGTTCAGCGATGTCACGCTGGGGCAGATTGAGCGCGTCAAACTGGGCGAAATGAAATTCATTATGCAGGCCCGGCTGGCAGTGCCAGGTGTCACAACCGATGAATAA
- the pilM gene encoding type IV pilus biogenesis protein PilM — MAFETWQVGLDIQNGQLCALGIQRRRNGWQLRHWWQHALPQDTLRNGLVQRPDALVPLLKLWRKQLPSRISLRVGFPPQLVMQRQLARPTAALREPDRSHYIIAAARRFFPMAPEELALDYRTGGDANGSLYLTAARQEALQSWLGCLQQVSLTPDVLELTPAALFALARSLGVDASAALVHRLSDHWLWYAPQQHDRPWGWCPYAEAEDFHQLRQRFLGNSSTIWYSSALTEALPAGASALSPLAALRCYQPPLPAYDGAFALATGLALRPEDC, encoded by the coding sequence ATGGCTTTTGAGACATGGCAAGTCGGGCTGGATATCCAAAACGGGCAACTCTGCGCCCTTGGCATCCAGCGCCGTCGAAACGGCTGGCAGCTGCGTCACTGGTGGCAACATGCGTTGCCGCAAGATACGTTAAGAAATGGTCTGGTGCAACGTCCGGACGCCTTAGTCCCATTATTAAAACTCTGGCGTAAGCAGCTGCCCTCCCGGATCTCATTACGGGTGGGCTTCCCGCCACAGCTGGTGATGCAGCGCCAGCTGGCCAGGCCGACGGCAGCGCTGCGTGAACCGGACCGCAGCCATTACATTATCGCTGCCGCCCGGCGATTTTTTCCCATGGCTCCCGAGGAGCTGGCCTTAGACTACCGCACAGGAGGTGATGCAAACGGTTCACTGTACCTGACGGCGGCTCGTCAGGAAGCGCTACAAAGCTGGCTGGGCTGCCTGCAGCAGGTTTCGTTAACGCCAGATGTGCTGGAGTTAACCCCGGCAGCCTTGTTTGCACTGGCCCGTTCACTTGGCGTGGATGCGTCAGCGGCGCTGGTACATCGGTTGAGCGATCACTGGTTATGGTATGCCCCGCAGCAACACGATCGGCCATGGGGTTGGTGCCCGTATGCCGAAGCAGAGGATTTCCACCAGCTGCGGCAGCGCTTTCTGGGCAACAGCAGCACCATCTGGTACAGCTCCGCACTGACGGAAGCTCTGCCAGCGGGGGCCAGTGCGCTGTCCCCGCTGGCCGCTCTGCGCTGCTATCAGCCGCCGTTGCCCGCCTACGATGGGGCTTTTGCCCTCGCCACCGGCCTGGCGCTGCGTCCGGAGGACTGCTGA
- the mrcA gene encoding peptidoglycan glycosyltransferase/peptidoglycan DD-transpeptidase MrcA, with the protein MKFVKYLLILAVCCILLGAASIYGLYKYIEPQLPDVATLKDVRLQTPMQVYSADNELIAQYGEKRRIPLTLQEIPPQMVKAFIATEDSRFYEHHGVDPIGIFRAASIALTSGHASQGASTITQQLARNFFLSPERTLMRKIKEAFLAVRIEQTMSKDEILELYLNKIYLGYRAYGVGAAAQVYFGKNVDQLSLSEIAMIAGLPKAPSTFNPLYSHDRAVARRNTVLARMLNQQYITQAQYNEARITPLVANYHAPEIAFSAPWLTEMVRQEMIKRYGENAYTDGYKVYTTVTRKLQLAGQAAVQDNVIAYDMRHGYRGPGGLLWKTGELAWDHAQILNVLKSLPVYGPLFPAVVTASHNDEADATMRDGSNVTLNLASVRWARPYKSDTLQGATPRSVSQVLQPGQQIWLRKVDNDWQLAQVPDVNSSLVSLDPHNGAVRALVGGFDFNLSKFNRATQSLRQVGSNIKPFLYTAAMDRGLTLASILNDMPISRWDAGAGADWRPKNSPNTYSGPIRLRQGLGESKNVVMVRAMRAMGVDYAAEYLQRFGFPAQNIVHTESLALGSASFTPLQMVRGYSVMANGGFLVDPWFIARIEDEMGNKLFEARPKVACPECNLPVVYGETQKAVALSEDSIESVAVSQEGHNAAMPQPQLAQVPEQQDGAQQYAPHVINTPLSFLIKSALNSNIFGEPGWMGTGWRAGRDLKRNDIGGKTGTTNSSKDAWFSGYGPGVATSVWIGFDDHRRDLGRTTASGAIKDQISGYEGGAKSAQPAWDDYMKSALDGVPLQPLTPPEGIVTVKIDRGTGKLANGGGNTRDEYFINGTQPTEYSVHDVGTTLLDNGESHELF; encoded by the coding sequence GTGAAGTTCGTAAAGTATTTATTGATCCTTGCAGTGTGTTGCATCTTGCTGGGAGCCGCCTCGATTTATGGTCTGTACAAATACATAGAGCCGCAGCTACCTGATGTCGCTACGCTGAAAGATGTGCGTTTGCAAACGCCAATGCAGGTCTACAGTGCCGATAACGAGCTTATCGCGCAGTACGGTGAAAAGCGCCGTATTCCGCTGACCCTGCAAGAGATCCCGCCGCAGATGGTGAAAGCCTTTATCGCGACGGAAGACAGCCGTTTCTACGAGCACCACGGCGTCGACCCGATTGGCATTTTCCGTGCCGCCAGCATTGCGCTGACATCCGGCCATGCCTCGCAGGGTGCCAGTACCATTACTCAACAGCTGGCACGTAACTTTTTCCTTAGCCCTGAACGCACGCTGATGCGTAAGATCAAGGAAGCCTTTCTCGCCGTTCGTATTGAGCAGACGATGAGCAAGGATGAGATCCTTGAACTGTATCTGAATAAGATCTATCTCGGCTATCGCGCATACGGCGTGGGAGCCGCAGCCCAGGTTTACTTCGGCAAGAATGTTGACCAGCTTTCGCTCAGTGAAATAGCGATGATCGCCGGCCTGCCAAAAGCACCTTCAACGTTTAACCCGCTGTATTCGCACGACCGTGCGGTAGCGCGCCGTAATACGGTACTGGCACGTATGCTCAACCAGCAGTACATCACCCAGGCGCAGTACAATGAAGCACGTATTACACCGCTGGTTGCCAACTACCACGCGCCTGAAATCGCTTTCTCAGCGCCGTGGCTGACCGAGATGGTGCGCCAGGAGATGATCAAGCGTTACGGCGAAAATGCCTATACCGATGGCTACAAGGTCTACACCACCGTGACGCGCAAGCTACAACTGGCCGGGCAGGCTGCGGTGCAGGACAACGTGATTGCCTATGATATGCGTCACGGCTATCGCGGGCCGGGTGGCCTGCTGTGGAAAACGGGCGAGCTGGCCTGGGATCACGCCCAAATCCTCAACGTCCTGAAATCCCTGCCGGTTTACGGCCCGCTGTTCCCAGCCGTGGTCACTGCCAGTCACAACGATGAAGCCGATGCGACGATGCGCGACGGCAGCAACGTGACGTTAAATCTTGCCAGCGTGCGCTGGGCGCGCCCGTACAAGTCAGACACCTTACAAGGTGCTACGCCGCGCTCTGTCAGCCAGGTATTACAGCCCGGCCAGCAGATCTGGCTACGTAAAGTCGATAACGACTGGCAGCTGGCACAGGTGCCTGACGTCAATTCCTCGCTGGTTTCGCTCGATCCACATAATGGTGCGGTGCGCGCCCTGGTCGGCGGTTTTGACTTCAACCTGAGCAAATTTAACCGTGCAACGCAGTCGTTGCGTCAGGTCGGCTCGAATATTAAACCGTTCCTGTACACCGCCGCCATGGATCGCGGCCTGACGCTTGCCTCCATTCTTAACGATATGCCGATTTCCCGTTGGGATGCCGGAGCCGGTGCTGACTGGCGGCCGAAAAACTCTCCGAATACTTATTCCGGCCCCATCCGCCTGCGGCAGGGGCTGGGTGAGTCGAAAAACGTGGTAATGGTGCGTGCGATGCGGGCGATGGGCGTCGACTACGCTGCCGAATATCTGCAACGCTTCGGCTTCCCGGCACAGAATATTGTGCATACCGAATCACTGGCGCTGGGTTCTGCTTCCTTTACGCCATTACAGATGGTGCGCGGCTACTCGGTGATGGCGAATGGCGGCTTTCTGGTCGATCCATGGTTTATTGCCCGTATCGAAGATGAGATGGGAAATAAGCTGTTCGAGGCCCGGCCGAAAGTAGCCTGCCCGGAGTGCAATTTGCCGGTTGTCTACGGGGAAACGCAAAAAGCCGTCGCCCTGAGTGAAGACAGCATTGAAAGCGTGGCGGTATCTCAGGAAGGTCATAACGCGGCGATGCCACAGCCCCAGCTGGCACAGGTGCCGGAGCAGCAGGACGGTGCGCAACAGTATGCGCCACACGTTATCAACACGCCGCTGTCTTTCCTGATCAAAAGCGCATTGAACTCCAACATCTTTGGTGAACCTGGCTGGATGGGAACCGGCTGGCGTGCCGGGCGTGACCTGAAGCGCAATGATATTGGTGGTAAAACCGGCACCACGAACAGCTCGAAAGATGCCTGGTTCTCCGGTTACGGACCAGGAGTGGCGACATCCGTGTGGATCGGCTTCGACGACCATCGTCGTGACCTGGGGCGCACCACGGCATCCGGTGCCATCAAAGATCAGATCTCTGGCTACGAGGGCGGTGCTAAAAGTGCTCAGCCCGCGTGGGATGATTATATGAAGTCAGCGCTGGATGGCGTACCGCTTCAGCCGCTGACGCCACCAGAGGGAATAGTAACGGTCAAAATAGATCGCGGCACCGGTAAGCTGGCCAACGGCGGCGGCAACACGCGTGATGAATACTTTATCAACGGCACCCAGCCGACAGAGTATTCGGTGCATGATGTCGGTACCACGCTGCTGGATAACGGCGAGAGCCACGAGCTGTTCTAG
- the nudE gene encoding ADP compounds hydrolase NudE produces MTGQLKKPDILHVETVARSKLFTIEAVDLAFSNGARRVYERMRSSGREAVMIVPIVDDNLILIQEYAVGLENYELGFPKGLIDPGETPFAAANRELKEEVGFGARQLQTLGKLTMAPSYFSSQMNIVVAEDLYPEQLEGDEPEPLPQRRWPLNDLLALLEEPDFREARNVSALFLVREWLVRQGRLSY; encoded by the coding sequence ATGACCGGACAATTAAAGAAACCTGACATCCTCCATGTTGAGACCGTGGCGCGATCGAAACTGTTTACCATTGAAGCGGTCGATCTGGCGTTCAGCAACGGTGCGCGCCGCGTGTATGAGCGTATGCGCTCTTCGGGTCGTGAGGCGGTGATGATTGTTCCTATTGTAGACGACAATCTGATCCTGATTCAGGAGTATGCCGTCGGGCTGGAAAACTATGAACTGGGCTTTCCAAAAGGTCTGATCGATCCCGGTGAAACACCTTTTGCTGCGGCAAATCGCGAATTGAAAGAAGAGGTGGGTTTCGGTGCGCGTCAGTTACAGACGCTGGGCAAACTCACCATGGCGCCGTCTTATTTCTCCAGCCAGATGAATATTGTGGTGGCGGAAGACCTTTACCCGGAGCAGCTGGAAGGGGATGAGCCGGAGCCACTGCCGCAACGGCGCTGGCCGCTGAACGACCTGCTGGCGCTGCTGGAAGAACCTGATTTTCGCGAAGCGCGCAACGTCAGCGCGCTATTTCTGGTGCGCGAATGGCTGGTCAGACAGGGGCGTCTGAGCTACTGA
- a CDS encoding IgaA/UmoB family intracellular growth attenuator, with protein MSTIVIILAVMLACLITAGCFFWYAMRYRPPLAKPLPFVSPPHRKLSAEERSAVEQYVKQQAIHSHAMPLSGASRAPAPLIPIAQSQHVYPVTRAITRYGLSTDEPHKWRYYLDTVEVHLPPLWEQHIAEENHVELIKTQTIPLVISLNGHSLTQYPLESPTMPSRVPAPGQNASIRKEEGENVEPISVRKESVEEYALSRPDGTRPALVIAVGLLVLFISLIAPLVMMPWLMLAAIAIIAVGSGLLYRRPTEKNLREIHCLRGAPKRWGLFGESNQGQASNISLGAIDLNYPSHWQNYIARDLGKTTEIDIYLNHQVVRQGRFLSLHDEARHFPIQRWRKNVVLAAASLLVLVLLITLVPLCMPLKLSMAWIKGADSLEVTQVSKLANTALHVGDRLTVHGTGMCSIPSNYQGNRSYAFMPFDCSAMYWNEAEPLPLPQSDVIDKASALLDTTRLQLHPQTSTDPKLNPHLATAIQKSGMILLDDFSDIVLKTQQLCSQEQDCMRLKNALVNLSNAKDWQTLVRSANSGELNGMNVLLRPVSSEALENLVNTATSSFFYRETRRAAEALNSPPPGGFLIINDEGQQLVNYSPPPSPLFDLNAPQQWPELQRLADMLLQTPFNASGIITSISTDANGTRHIALHGVPDEMTLWRYLGSSLLLLALCLSLAINSGLALHRIHRNRLRLMEIHQYYEKCFNHTLGDIKPVRPRF; from the coding sequence ATGAGCACAATAGTCATCATATTGGCTGTGATGCTGGCCTGCCTGATTACGGCAGGTTGTTTCTTTTGGTACGCGATGCGCTACCGTCCGCCGTTGGCGAAACCACTGCCATTTGTCAGCCCCCCCCACCGTAAACTGAGCGCAGAAGAGCGTTCGGCGGTTGAGCAGTACGTCAAACAACAGGCGATTCACAGTCACGCCATGCCACTCAGCGGTGCCAGCCGCGCCCCCGCCCCGCTGATACCGATCGCTCAAAGCCAGCATGTTTATCCTGTCACCCGGGCGATTACCCGCTATGGGCTATCCACGGATGAACCTCACAAATGGCGCTACTATCTTGATACGGTAGAAGTTCATCTACCGCCGCTTTGGGAGCAGCACATCGCGGAAGAAAACCACGTTGAGCTGATCAAAACGCAAACTATTCCGCTGGTCATTTCGCTAAACGGGCACTCGCTGACTCAATATCCTCTGGAGTCTCCGACTATGCCATCGCGGGTTCCGGCTCCCGGGCAGAATGCCTCTATCCGTAAGGAAGAAGGAGAAAACGTTGAGCCGATCAGCGTGCGCAAAGAAAGTGTTGAAGAGTATGCACTGAGCCGCCCGGACGGGACTCGCCCAGCGTTGGTCATCGCTGTCGGGCTGTTAGTGCTGTTTATCAGCCTTATTGCCCCACTGGTTATGATGCCGTGGCTGATGCTGGCAGCGATCGCCATCATCGCCGTCGGTAGCGGGTTGCTTTATCGCCGCCCGACAGAGAAAAATTTGCGTGAAATCCATTGTTTGCGCGGTGCGCCAAAGCGCTGGGGATTATTTGGCGAATCCAATCAAGGCCAGGCCAGTAATATTTCCCTGGGTGCCATCGACTTGAACTACCCCTCGCACTGGCAGAATTATATCGCCCGGGATCTTGGAAAAACGACCGAAATCGATATCTATCTTAACCACCAGGTGGTGCGGCAGGGGCGATTTCTGTCACTGCATGACGAGGCGCGTCATTTCCCCATTCAACGCTGGCGCAAAAATGTGGTGCTGGCCGCCGCCTCCCTGCTGGTGCTGGTACTGCTGATAACACTGGTCCCGCTCTGTATGCCCCTCAAGTTGAGCATGGCCTGGATCAAAGGTGCCGACAGCCTGGAAGTCACCCAGGTTAGCAAATTAGCCAACACCGCTCTGCACGTCGGCGACAGACTGACAGTCCACGGCACCGGCATGTGCTCCATTCCCAGCAACTACCAGGGCAACCGTAGTTACGCATTTATGCCGTTCGACTGCTCAGCCATGTACTGGAATGAAGCCGAGCCGCTGCCGCTACCGCAATCGGATGTTATCGATAAGGCCAGCGCACTGCTGGACACCACCAGACTGCAGCTGCATCCCCAAACCAGTACCGATCCGAAACTGAACCCGCACCTGGCAACGGCGATCCAGAAATCGGGCATGATCCTGCTCGATGATTTCTCAGACATCGTGTTAAAAACCCAGCAGCTGTGCAGCCAGGAACAGGATTGCATGCGACTGAAGAATGCGCTGGTGAATCTCAGTAACGCGAAAGACTGGCAAACGCTGGTACGCAGCGCCAATTCCGGCGAGCTGAATGGTATGAACGTATTGCTGCGCCCGGTGAGTTCAGAAGCGCTGGAAAATCTGGTTAATACGGCGACATCATCCTTCTTCTATCGCGAAACGCGCCGGGCAGCAGAGGCGCTGAACAGTCCCCCTCCGGGCGGATTCCTGATTATCAATGACGAAGGCCAACAGCTGGTTAATTACTCACCCCCGCCGTCGCCCCTGTTCGATCTCAATGCACCACAGCAGTGGCCTGAACTACAGCGGCTGGCAGACATGCTGCTGCAAACGCCGTTTAACGCCAGCGGTATCATTACCAGTATCAGTACCGATGCCAACGGCACGCGCCATATTGCCCTGCACGGTGTGCCAGACGAGATGACGCTATGGCGCTATCTGGGCAGCAGTCTGTTACTGCTGGCTCTTTGTCTGAGCCTGGCCATCAATAGCGGGCTGGCGCTGCATCGCATCCATCGCAATCGCCTACGCCTGATGGAAATCCACCAGTACTATGAAAAGTGTTTTAACCACACCTTAGGCGATATCAAGCCCGTTCGTCCCCGGTTCTGA
- the hslR gene encoding ribosome-associated heat shock protein Hsp15: protein MKEKTGEGVRLDKWLWAARFYKTRAAARQMIEGGKVHYNGQRSKPSKLVEIAATLTLRQGNDERTVIVAAVSDKRGPASEAQLLYSETAESIAKREKVALARKMNALSMPHPDRRPDKKERRDLMKFKHSGDE from the coding sequence ATGAAAGAGAAAACCGGTGAAGGGGTGCGACTCGATAAATGGCTCTGGGCCGCCCGCTTTTACAAAACCCGTGCTGCTGCGCGTCAAATGATTGAAGGCGGCAAGGTGCATTATAACGGCCAACGCAGTAAACCCAGTAAACTGGTGGAAATTGCGGCCACCTTAACGCTACGCCAGGGCAACGACGAACGTACCGTGATCGTTGCCGCCGTCAGTGATAAACGTGGCCCGGCCTCAGAAGCTCAGCTGCTGTACAGCGAGACGGCCGAAAGTATTGCTAAGCGGGAAAAGGTGGCTCTGGCGCGCAAAATGAATGCGCTCAGTATGCCCCATCCTGACCGACGCCCTGACAAAAAAGAGCGTCGTGACCTGATGAAATTTAAACATTCTGGCGACGAATAA